The genome window GAGCATGGACACGTAGACCGGCACGGCCCGGAACAGCGTGAGCGCCAGCACGGCGATCACCAGCACCCGCCAGTCGATGCCCTCCACGATCACCGCCGTCGTCATCCCGCCGAGGATGAACCAGACGAAGTCGGACGCGACCTTGCTGGCCTCCTCGACCAGCAGCAGCTCGTCCTCCGGGACCGCCCGCAGCTCGCGGCGGCGGGTGCGGGTGACGCGGAACATCACGCCGGCGACGAACGCCGCGACGAAACCGTTCGCGTCCACGTCGTGCAGCGTCGCGACTCCATAGGTCAGCAGCGGCGCGATCAGCATCACGAAGCGGATGCCGGAGGCCGTCGCCCAGCCCCGGTCGGCGGCCCACCGGGTGAGGAGCCCGAGGACCCCGCCGATCAGGATGCCCACCACGATCGCGACGACGGTGGCGGGCACCGCTCCGAAGAACGCGTAGGCGGCGTCGGAGAGGTTCTTCTCGACCTCCTTCTCGCCCGCGCCGGAGAGCTGCGTGCCGGTGTTCGCCACCTTCAAGATGCTCGGCAGCGCGACGGCGATCGCGACCGACATCGCGAACAGCGGCGAGATGAGGCCGTCGTTGTAGCCGCTCTCCACGTTCAGGATCTGCCGCACCCGCGCCGGGATGCGCGACGACCGCAGCAGTGCGGTGGCGGGCGCGAAGTCGGTGGGCATCACGATGCAGGCGATCACGATCAGCACGAACACGTTGAGCGAGGGCAGCAGCCAGCCGCCGGTCAGCACCACGAGCACGAGGGAGAGCGGCAGCGCGATCAGCACCAGCCGTGCGAGCGACCGGCCCTGGCCGCCGAAGATGCCGCCGCGCACCTCGCACGCGTCCACGAACAGCAGCACCGCGAGGATCAGCTCCACGACGTGCTGGGCGACATCGCTGTCGATCGCCGCCGTGAAGCCCTTCACGTCCACGAGGACGACGAGGGAGCCGAGCGCCGCGAGCGCGGCCGGCCCGGCGATCCCGAACCGCTCGAAGCGGTGCGCGACGAGCGACCAGAGCGCGACCGCGGCCAGCCCGACGAGGATGATGACCGGCATCCGCACACCTCCCCTGCTCGCCACGGGCCGCGACCAGTCTGGACCCCGCCCGCCGCCGAGCGCCAGGCCACGCCCACCCGCCGTTGGGCGCGACGACATTCGTGCCGAATGTGGGGAAAGGCCGCGCGAAACGCGACATTCGTGCCGAATGCGCACCTGAGCACCGGCGGCGAGTCCCGCATGACATTCGTGCCGAATGTCGTGGATGCTTGCGCGCGACGCGACATTCGTGCCGAATGTGTGTTTTGCTGCCGCGGGAGTAGGCGCCACGCCATTCGTGCCGAATGTGGGGAAAGGCCGCGCGAAACGCGACATTCGTGCCGAATGTGCACCTGAGCACCGGCGGCGAGTCCCGCATGACATTCGTGCCGAATGTCGCGAATAGTCGCGCGAGAGGCGACATTCGTGCCGAATGTCGCGGGGTCAGAGGGCGGTGAGGAGGTCCACGGCGAGGGCGCGGGCGTCGCGGAGGCGGCGGCGGTCGGCCTCCAGGCCCGAGCGGACGAGGGCGCCGTTCAGGACGTACGACAGGTGCTGCGCCGTCCGCTCCGCGTGCGCGCGATCGGTCAGCTCGCGGAGTCCCGCTGCCAGGATGCCGTCGACCTCGGCGAGGTGGCGCCGCACGAGCTCGCGGCCGGGGTCGCCGAACGGCAGCTCGGCGGCGGCGTTGAGCAGGCCACTGCCGCGGTAGCCGGGCTCCGGCGCCAGGGCGGCCTGGTCGAGGTAGGCGTCGAAGACCGCGAGGATGCGCGTGAGCGGGTCGGGCGTACGGCGGGCGCGGCGGGCGTAGAGGGCGAGCCACTCGGCGTGCCGCGCCTCCAGGGAGGCCGCGACGAGCGCCGACTTCGACGCGAAGTTGTTGTAGAGGCTCATCTTGGCCACGCCGGCGTCGGCGGTGATCGCGTCGATGCCGGTGGCCGCGATCCCGTCGGCGTAGAACCTCCGGGCGGCCGCTTCGAGGATCCGGCGGCGCGCCGTGCCGGTGCGCGCGCCCGTATTGCGCGGCGACTCCGCCATCGGCGCCCTCCTCTTATCTAGGTAGGGCAGTCTATCTAAAAGACCACCTTCCGAGGTCACGATTCGATCACGGCAGTGCTCGACGCTCCGCAGAATCCCGCGCATTTCGCCGTCACTGCAACAAATGCCGCCGTTTCAACGATGAGAGCGCGATCACAGTGCCGCTTGACAACGCGCTCGCCCTCGATCTACATTCTCAGGCAACCCGTGAGAGCGCTCTCACGGCCTTCAAAGAGAGCGCTCTCACCGGTCTCATCGACCAGCACGAAAACCACGCACAAGGGAGTGATCCGTGAAGCTTTCACGACGCACCACGGTCGCAGCGGCAGTCGCCGCCACGGCCTCGTTCGCCCTCCTCGCGACAGGCTGCTCAGCGAGCGGCAGTGACGCGGGGAGCAGTTCGAACCCCATCACGCTGACCGTCACCACGTTCGGCACGATGGGCTTCGACAAGCTCTACTCGCAGTACGAGAAGGAGCACCCGGGCATCACGATCAAGGCGACCAACATCGACACCGGTGACAACGCCCTGACCGACTGGCAGACCAAGGAGGCCGCCGGCAGCGGGCTCCCCGACGTCCAGGCCGTCGAGGAGGGCTGGCTCTCCAAGGTCATGCAGGTCTCCGACCAGTTCAACGACCTCAAGGACTACGGCGCCAACGACATCAAGAGCCGCTGGGTCGACTGGAAGCTGAAGCAGGCCACCGACAAGAACGGCCGCATCATCGGCTACGGCACCGACATCGGACCGGAGGGCCTCTGCTACAACGGCAAGCTCTTCGCCGCGGCCGGACTGCCCAGCGACCGCGACTCCGTCGCCAAGCTGTTCGGCGGCGCCAACGCCACCTGGGACGACTACTTCAAGGTCGGCGAGCAGTACAAGGCGGCCACCGGCAAGGCGTTCTACGACCAGTCCGGCTTCATCTGGAACGCCATGGTGAACCAGCAGCCCGAGGGCTACTACACCAAGGACGGCAAGCTCAACATCCAGAACAACAGCACCCTCAAGTCGCTGTGGAGCAAGCTGGCCGCCGGAGCCGCCGCGGGTCTCTCCTCCAACCAGACCCAGTGGGACTGGGGCAAGGGCAAGGCCTTCACCGACGGCTCGTTCGCCACGTTCGTCTGCCCGGGCTGGATGCTGGGCGTCGTGCAGGGCCAGGTCAAGGCCGGCGGCGGCGACGCCTCCACCGGGTGGGACTTCGCGAACGTCTTCCCGGGCGGCGCGGCCAACTGGGGCGGCTCGTTCCTGACGGTCCCGAAGCAGTCCAAGCACCCGAAGGAGGCCGCGGCTCTCGCCGCCTGGCTGACCACCGCCAAGTCGCAGGTCGCCACCTTCCAGGCGGCCGGCACGTTCCCGTCCGTCACCGCGGCGCAGTCCGACCCCGGAGTGACCGGCGCGAGCGACCTGACGAAGTTCTTCAACAACGCCCCTGTCGGCCAGATCCTGGCGGAGCGCGCGAAGGGCGTCGTCGCCCAGTACAAGGGACCGGACGACTCGGTCATCCAGTCCCAGGTGTTCGGCCCGTCCGTGCAGCAGCTCGACTCGGGCAAGGCCAACGGGGATCAGGCCTGGGCCAACGCGATGAAGCTGCTCGACCAGCTCGTCGTCAACAAGTAGGACACCTCACCGATCGGGCCCCGCTGCTGTCGGCGGCGGGGCCCGAACCCTCACCTGAGCCATCCGCTCCACCCCGCTCCGCTCCACACCCTCCCCTCATGGAGAACCGCATGACCACCGTCACCCGCACACCGGAAGCCGCGCCCGCCGCGGCCGGGCGCGACCGCGACGACCGCCGGGCACTCACCTTCAAGCAGAAGCTCAGCCGCTTCGACGTCAAGGCCTCGCCGTACTTCTACGTCGCGCCGTTCTTCGTGCTCTTCGCCCTCGTCGGCCTGTTCCCGCTGATCTACACGTTCGTCGTCTCGCTCAACAACTGGAACCTGCTCACCGGTCCCGGCCCGTGGGTCGGCTTCGCCAACTACGTCACCGAGCTGAAGGACCCGTTCTTCTGGAACTCGCTCTTCAACACGGTCAGCATCTTCCTGCTCTCCGCGATCCCGCAGCTGATCGCCGCTGTGTTCATCGCCGCGATCCTGGACCAGAACATCCGGGCCAAGACCTTCTGGCGGATGAGCGTGCTCCTCCCCTACGTCGTCACCCCCGTCGCCGTCACGCTGATCTTCTCGAGCGCATTCGACGAGAAGTACGGGCTGATCAACAACATGCTTCAGGCGGTCGGGCTGCACCCGATCATGTGGAAGACCGAGACGCTCCCCTCGCACATCGCGATCGCGACGATGGTCAACTGGCGCTGGACCGGGTACAACGCGCTCATCCTCCTCGCAGCGATGCAGGCGGTGCCGCGCGACATCCACGAGTCCGCCGCCCTCGACGGAGCGGGATCGTTCCGGCGGTTCTTCTCGATCACGCTGCCGAGCATCCGCCCAACGATGATCTTCGTGATCATCACGGCCACCATCGGCGGCCTGCAGATCTTCACCGAGCCCAAGCTGTTCAACCCGTCCAGCGCCGTGCCGGGCGGCCCGCAGCGGCAGTACCAGACCACCGTGCTCTACCTGTGGGACATGGCGTTCAACCGGCAGAACTTCGGCCGGGCGTCCGCGATCGCCTGGATGCTGTTCCTCATCATCGTGGTGTTCGGCGTGCTGAACTTCCTCATCTCGCGCCGGATCGCCTCCACCGAGGCGCGAGTGCACCGGTCGCGGACGGCCAAGCGGCTGGCGCGGAGCCGGGCGGCCGGCGCCGGGGGCACCCCGACCGAGACCGACGCCGAGCCCGCGGCGAGCGCCGAGGGCGACCTCGCGCTGGCCGCGGCGAGCGAGGAGAAGAACGTATGACCACCGCAACCCGCACCCCGGCCGTGCAGCGCGCCCCGCGCCGCCGCGCCCTCGGCATCGACCGCCGGCCCGGCTTCCTCGCCTACGGCATCCTGATCGCCCTCTTCGTCGGCGGCGCCTACCCGCTGTGGTGGTCGTTCGTCGCCGGCTCCAGCGACAGCACCGTGCTCACCTCGACGTGGCCTCCGCTGCTGCCCGGCGGACAGTTCTGGAAGAACGTGGGCGCCGTGCTCGACACCGTGCCGTTCTGGCAGGCGCTCGGCAACTCGATCATCGTCTCCACCGTCATCACGGTGTCGGTCGTCGCCTTCTCGACGCTCGCCGGGTACGCGTTCGCGAAGCTGCGGTTCCGCGGCCGCGAAGGGCTGCTGGTGTTCGTGATCGGCACCCTCGCGGTGCCCACCCAGCTCGGCATCATCCCGCTGTTCATGGTGATGAAGCAGTTCGGCTGGACCGGGACCCTCGGCGCGGTGATCGTGCCGACGCTGGTCACCGCGTTCGGCGTGTTCTTCATGCGGCAGTACCTGGTGGACGTCATCCCCGAGGAGTTGATCGAGGCCGCGCGCGTCGACGGCGCGAACATGATCCGGACCTTCTGGCACGTCGGCGTCCCCGCCGCACGGCCGGCGATGGCGATCCTCGGGCTGTTCACCTTCATGACCGCGTGGACCGACTACCTCTGGCCGCTGCTCGTCGCCCCGCAGAACCCGACCCTGCAGGTCGCGCTGAGCCAGCTGCAGTCCGCGAAGTACGTCGACTACTCGATCGTGCTGGCCGGCGCGGTGCTCGCGACCATCCCCCTGCTCATCCTGTTCGTGCTCGCCGGCAAGCAACTGGTCTCCGGCATCATGGCCGGCGCGGTGAAGGGCTGAGAACGAATGACCGACCACCGTACCTTCCGGGCTCGTGCCGGTGGCCTCCGGGCTCAGCCGGTCGGGGCGCGGTGAAAGGCTGACGAATGACCGACGACCGTACCCCCTGGCCCACCGGCTTCCTCTGGGGCTCCGCCACCGCGGCGGCCCAGATCGAAGGTGCCGCGCACGAGGACGGCAAGGAGGACTCGATCTGGGACGCGTTCGCCCGGGTGCCCGGCGCGATCGCCGGCGGCGACACCCCTGAGCGCGCGATCGACCACTACCACCGCGTGCCGGAGGACGTGGCGCTGATGCGCGAGCTCGGCCTGCAGTCGTACCGCTTCTCCACCTCGTGGGCGCGGGTCAAGCCGGGCGACCGCACGGTCAACCGGGCCGGGCTGGACTTCTACAGCCGCCTGGTCGACGAGCTGCTGGACGCCGGCATCCTGCCCTGGCTGACGCTGTACCACTGGGACCTCCCGCAGGCCCTCGAGGAGCGCGGCGGCTGGGCGAACCGCGAGACGGCGTACCGGTTCCGCGACTACGCGGTGGCCGTCTACGACGCGCTCGGCGACCGGGTGTCGCACTGGACCACGTTCAACGAGCCGCTCTGCTCGTCCCTGATCGCGTACGCGGCGGGCGAGCACGCGCCGGGCCGACGGGAGCCGCGCGCCGCGCTGGCCGCCCTCCACCACCAGCACCTGGCGCACGGGCTCGCCGTCGCCGCGATCCGCGACCTCGCCGGCGAGCACGACGGCCGCGCGGAGGAGCTGCGCGTCGGCATCACCCTCAACCTGACCAATGCGATCCCGGACGACCCGGAGGACGCCCGGGACCGGGA of Leifsonia shinshuensis contains these proteins:
- a CDS encoding TetR/AcrR family transcriptional regulator, which produces MAESPRNTGARTGTARRRILEAAARRFYADGIAATGIDAITADAGVAKMSLYNNFASKSALVAASLEARHAEWLALYARRARRTPDPLTRILAVFDAYLDQAALAPEPGYRGSGLLNAAAELPFGDPGRELVRRHLAEVDGILAAGLRELTDRAHAERTAQHLSYVLNGALVRSGLEADRRRLRDARALAVDLLTAL
- a CDS encoding cation:proton antiporter, translated to MPVIILVGLAAVALWSLVAHRFERFGIAGPAALAALGSLVVLVDVKGFTAAIDSDVAQHVVELILAVLLFVDACEVRGGIFGGQGRSLARLVLIALPLSLVLVVLTGGWLLPSLNVFVLIVIACIVMPTDFAPATALLRSSRIPARVRQILNVESGYNDGLISPLFAMSVAIAVALPSILKVANTGTQLSGAGEKEVEKNLSDAAYAFFGAVPATVVAIVVGILIGGVLGLLTRWAADRGWATASGIRFVMLIAPLLTYGVATLHDVDANGFVAAFVAGVMFRVTRTRRRELRAVPEDELLLVEEASKVASDFVWFILGGMTTAVIVEGIDWRVLVIAVLALTLFRAVPVYVSMLGSPVTWRERTYIGLIGPRGTASIVFGLLAYNHLPDSDSGDVLSVTVLTVVGSIVLHGVVTPLVLRRVPPAAAGADGGTAAARVGDGRSVGEVD
- a CDS encoding carbohydrate ABC transporter permease — protein: MTTATRTPAVQRAPRRRALGIDRRPGFLAYGILIALFVGGAYPLWWSFVAGSSDSTVLTSTWPPLLPGGQFWKNVGAVLDTVPFWQALGNSIIVSTVITVSVVAFSTLAGYAFAKLRFRGREGLLVFVIGTLAVPTQLGIIPLFMVMKQFGWTGTLGAVIVPTLVTAFGVFFMRQYLVDVIPEELIEAARVDGANMIRTFWHVGVPAARPAMAILGLFTFMTAWTDYLWPLLVAPQNPTLQVALSQLQSAKYVDYSIVLAGAVLATIPLLILFVLAGKQLVSGIMAGAVKG
- a CDS encoding extracellular solute-binding protein, coding for MKLSRRTTVAAAVAATASFALLATGCSASGSDAGSSSNPITLTVTTFGTMGFDKLYSQYEKEHPGITIKATNIDTGDNALTDWQTKEAAGSGLPDVQAVEEGWLSKVMQVSDQFNDLKDYGANDIKSRWVDWKLKQATDKNGRIIGYGTDIGPEGLCYNGKLFAAAGLPSDRDSVAKLFGGANATWDDYFKVGEQYKAATGKAFYDQSGFIWNAMVNQQPEGYYTKDGKLNIQNNSTLKSLWSKLAAGAAAGLSSNQTQWDWGKGKAFTDGSFATFVCPGWMLGVVQGQVKAGGGDASTGWDFANVFPGGAANWGGSFLTVPKQSKHPKEAAALAAWLTTAKSQVATFQAAGTFPSVTAAQSDPGVTGASDLTKFFNNAPVGQILAERAKGVVAQYKGPDDSVIQSQVFGPSVQQLDSGKANGDQAWANAMKLLDQLVVNK
- a CDS encoding carbohydrate ABC transporter permease; the protein is MTTVTRTPEAAPAAAGRDRDDRRALTFKQKLSRFDVKASPYFYVAPFFVLFALVGLFPLIYTFVVSLNNWNLLTGPGPWVGFANYVTELKDPFFWNSLFNTVSIFLLSAIPQLIAAVFIAAILDQNIRAKTFWRMSVLLPYVVTPVAVTLIFSSAFDEKYGLINNMLQAVGLHPIMWKTETLPSHIAIATMVNWRWTGYNALILLAAMQAVPRDIHESAALDGAGSFRRFFSITLPSIRPTMIFVIITATIGGLQIFTEPKLFNPSSAVPGGPQRQYQTTVLYLWDMAFNRQNFGRASAIAWMLFLIIVVFGVLNFLISRRIASTEARVHRSRTAKRLARSRAAGAGGTPTETDAEPAASAEGDLALAAASEEKNV